The proteins below come from a single Asanoa ferruginea genomic window:
- a CDS encoding NUDIX hydrolase, whose amino-acid sequence MNSLTSAVAAIVTDDAGRVLLCQQSQGHRRWGLPGGKVRENESPIHAIGRDVREEIGTDVEIIDLVGIYELCGQDLPELVVHVFRCHDARGEALLHTPQRICRLSWHDTDDLPQPMTPTTRMAIADAVAGRAGVLSRVERDPEPDYPDAGDTADQASQDVVVGLAG is encoded by the coding sequence ATGAACTCCCTCACATCCGCGGTCGCCGCGATCGTCACCGACGACGCCGGCCGCGTGCTGCTCTGCCAGCAGAGCCAGGGACACCGCCGGTGGGGGCTGCCGGGCGGGAAGGTCCGTGAGAACGAGAGTCCCATCCATGCCATCGGTCGCGACGTACGCGAGGAGATCGGCACGGATGTCGAGATCATCGACCTGGTCGGCATCTACGAGTTGTGCGGGCAGGATCTGCCCGAACTCGTGGTGCACGTGTTCCGGTGTCACGACGCCCGCGGCGAGGCCCTGTTACACACGCCGCAGCGGATCTGTCGGCTGAGCTGGCACGACACCGACGACCTGCCACAGCCGATGACGCCGACCACCCGCATGGCGATCGCCGACGCGGTTGCCGGCCGGGCCGGCGTGCTGTCGCGGGTCGAGCGCGATCCCGAGCCCGACTATCCCGACGCCGGCGACACGGCCGACCAGGCCAGCCAGGACGTCGTGGTCGGTCTGGCCGGCTGA
- a CDS encoding ABC transporter ATP-binding protein has translation METAIEVTDLVINRGKREVLHGFTCAIPRGSITGLLGPSGSGKTTLMRAVVGVQVVKSGRVTVLGEPAGSPPLRRKIGYLTQAPSVYDDLTVRENARYFASLYDLGAADADAALDGVGLSGAAHQLVGNLSGGQRSRASLACAIVGRPEVLVLDEPTVGQDPVLRDDLWAQFRALAADGATILVSSHVMDEANRCDRLLLIRDGYLIGDDTPAAIKATAGTDDLDEAFLRIIRQQEKAAA, from the coding sequence ATGGAGACCGCGATCGAGGTCACCGACCTCGTGATCAACCGCGGCAAGCGGGAGGTGCTGCACGGTTTCACCTGCGCCATCCCGCGCGGCAGCATCACCGGGCTGCTCGGGCCCAGCGGCAGCGGCAAGACCACCCTCATGCGGGCCGTCGTCGGCGTGCAGGTCGTGAAATCCGGGCGGGTCACCGTCCTCGGTGAGCCGGCCGGATCCCCACCGCTGCGACGCAAGATCGGCTATCTGACGCAGGCGCCGAGCGTCTACGACGACCTCACGGTCCGGGAGAACGCCCGCTACTTCGCCTCGCTCTACGACCTCGGCGCCGCCGACGCCGACGCCGCCCTCGACGGGGTCGGGCTCTCCGGTGCCGCGCACCAGCTCGTCGGCAACCTCTCCGGTGGCCAGCGCAGCCGGGCCTCGCTGGCCTGCGCGATCGTCGGCCGGCCCGAGGTGCTCGTGCTCGACGAGCCCACCGTCGGGCAGGACCCGGTGCTCCGCGACGACCTCTGGGCCCAGTTCCGCGCCCTGGCCGCCGACGGCGCCACCATCCTGGTCTCCAGCCACGTGATGGACGAGGCCAACCGCTGTGACCGGCTGCTGCTGATCCGCGACGGCTACCTGATCGGCGACGACACCCCGGCCGCGATCAAGGCCACGGCCGGCACCGACGACCTCGACGAGGCGTTCCTGCGCATCATCCGTCAACAGGAGAAGGCGGCCGCGTGA
- a CDS encoding anthranilate synthase component I, with protein sequence MTTGAVTPTLAEFADQARSGRVVPVTRRLLADGETPVGVYRKLAGGPGTFLLESAEQGAGSAGTAWSRYSFIGVRSAATLVERGGRAEWLGSPPEGVPTTGDPVDVLRATVDALTGRRHDPDGPPLTGGMVGYLAYDLVRRFEKLPELADDDLGVPELGMMLATDLVVLDHYAGSAILVANAILPPEGPGGPEADEKAVAAAYHHAVGRLDAMTSALSRPTPPMISTIDRPPAEPRLESRTPEGGYPKAVELAKEAIRAGECFQIVVSQRFERRTNADPLDVYRVLRTTNPSPYMYLLRFDDFDIVGSSPEAHLKVSDGRALLHPIAGTRPRGRDPQHDGQLATELLGDPKERAEHVMLVDLGRNDLGRVCVPGTVEVPEFATIERYSHVMHIVSTVVGQLRDDQSAFDALAATFPAGTLSGAPKVRAMEIIEELEPTRRGVYGGTVGYLGFGGDLDMAIAIRTALIRDGRAYVQAGAGIVADSDPAAEERETQNKAAAVLAAITAAETLRAAR encoded by the coding sequence ATGACCACCGGCGCGGTCACACCGACCCTGGCGGAGTTCGCCGACCAGGCCCGCTCGGGCCGGGTCGTCCCGGTCACCCGGCGGCTGCTGGCCGACGGCGAGACCCCGGTCGGCGTCTACCGCAAGCTGGCCGGCGGCCCGGGCACCTTCCTGCTGGAGTCGGCCGAGCAGGGCGCCGGCAGCGCCGGCACGGCCTGGTCCCGCTATTCGTTCATCGGCGTCCGCAGCGCGGCCACGCTGGTCGAGCGCGGCGGCCGGGCCGAGTGGCTGGGCAGCCCGCCCGAGGGCGTGCCGACCACCGGCGACCCGGTCGACGTGCTGCGGGCGACGGTCGACGCGCTCACCGGCCGGCGGCACGACCCCGACGGCCCGCCGCTGACCGGTGGCATGGTCGGCTACCTGGCCTACGACCTGGTGCGCCGCTTCGAGAAGCTGCCTGAGCTGGCCGACGACGACCTCGGCGTCCCCGAGCTGGGCATGATGCTGGCGACCGACCTGGTGGTGCTCGACCACTACGCCGGCTCCGCGATCCTGGTCGCCAACGCGATCCTGCCCCCGGAAGGCCCGGGAGGCCCGGAAGCCGATGAGAAGGCGGTCGCCGCCGCCTACCACCACGCGGTGGGCCGGCTCGACGCGATGACCTCGGCGCTGTCCCGGCCAACCCCGCCGATGATCTCCACGATCGATCGCCCGCCGGCCGAGCCCCGGCTGGAGAGCCGCACGCCGGAGGGCGGCTACCCCAAGGCGGTGGAGCTGGCCAAGGAGGCGATCCGGGCCGGCGAGTGCTTCCAGATCGTCGTCTCGCAGCGCTTCGAGCGCCGCACCAACGCCGACCCGCTCGACGTCTACCGGGTGTTGCGCACCACCAACCCCAGCCCTTACATGTATCTGCTGCGCTTCGACGACTTCGACATCGTCGGCTCGTCGCCGGAGGCGCACCTCAAGGTCAGCGACGGCCGGGCGCTGCTGCACCCGATCGCCGGCACCCGGCCGCGCGGGCGCGACCCGCAGCACGACGGGCAGCTCGCGACCGAGTTGCTGGGCGACCCCAAGGAGCGGGCCGAGCACGTGATGCTGGTCGATCTCGGCCGCAACGACCTGGGCCGGGTCTGCGTGCCGGGCACGGTCGAGGTGCCGGAGTTCGCCACCATCGAGCGCTACAGCCACGTCATGCACATCGTCTCGACCGTGGTCGGGCAACTCCGCGACGACCAGAGCGCGTTCGACGCTCTGGCGGCCACGTTCCCGGCGGGCACGCTGTCGGGCGCGCCGAAGGTCCGGGCGATGGAGATCATCGAGGAGCTCGAGCCGACCCGGCGCGGTGTCTACGGCGGGACCGTGGGCTATCTGGGCTTCGGCGGCGACCTCGACATGGCGATCGCGATCCGCACCGCGCTGATCCGCGACGGCCGCGCCTACGTGCAGGCGGGCGCCGGCATCGTCGCCGACTCCGACCCGGCCGCCGAGGAGCGCGAGACCCAGAACAAGGCCGCCGCGGTGCTGGCCGCCATCACCGCCGCCGAGACCCTTCGGGCCGCGCGATGA
- a CDS encoding FAD-dependent oxidoreductase yields the protein MRTAVVVGAGIGGLAAAGALARSGWQVTLLEQADRVRPGRTALVLWPNGIRALRALGLGDGLDAIGTPLGETGVRRPDGHWLVQPRPVAAHRAPVVVHREDLHDALIAGLGDRIDIRTGIQVGDVRIGDSERPVVTAGRQPFAADLVVAADGIDSAVRSRLAPESAVVSSGCTAWRAVIPWYRAPKSLAGRPVGGETLGAGYRFVAASLGERGSSGGSTRGGVYWVATAAGAPRPEPPPTQLGLLRRWYAGWPEPIADLLEATEPDDLVQQEVRELRPLPRSYSFASGPGGVVLLGDAAHAMPHHLGQGACLAFEDAATLAGAVRDATPGLALRRAIEGYDRERRPRAATMVRQTRRMSAVLQTRGRLALRARDAALGQITPRLMGSAATTAAQWRPPA from the coding sequence ATGCGTACGGCCGTGGTGGTGGGCGCTGGCATCGGCGGCCTGGCGGCGGCCGGGGCGCTGGCCCGGTCAGGTTGGCAGGTCACCCTCCTCGAGCAGGCCGACCGGGTGCGCCCGGGCCGCACCGCGCTGGTGCTCTGGCCCAACGGCATCCGGGCCCTGCGCGCCCTCGGGCTCGGTGACGGCCTCGACGCGATCGGCACCCCGCTCGGCGAGACCGGCGTCCGGCGCCCCGACGGCCACTGGCTGGTGCAGCCGCGGCCCGTCGCGGCCCACCGCGCGCCGGTCGTCGTGCACCGCGAAGACCTCCACGACGCGCTGATCGCCGGGCTCGGCGACCGCATCGACATCCGCACCGGCATCCAGGTCGGCGACGTGCGCATCGGCGACAGCGAGCGGCCCGTGGTCACCGCCGGCCGGCAGCCGTTCGCGGCCGACCTGGTGGTCGCCGCCGACGGCATCGACAGCGCGGTCCGGTCCCGCCTCGCGCCGGAGTCGGCCGTGGTCAGCTCCGGCTGCACGGCCTGGCGCGCGGTCATCCCGTGGTACCGGGCACCGAAGAGCCTCGCCGGCCGCCCGGTCGGTGGCGAGACGCTGGGCGCCGGCTACCGGTTCGTGGCCGCGTCGCTGGGCGAGCGCGGCTCCTCGGGCGGCTCCACCCGCGGTGGCGTCTACTGGGTCGCCACCGCCGCCGGTGCGCCCCGCCCCGAGCCGCCGCCGACCCAACTCGGCCTGCTCCGCCGGTGGTATGCCGGCTGGCCCGAGCCGATCGCCGACCTGCTCGAGGCGACCGAGCCCGACGACCTGGTGCAGCAGGAGGTGCGCGAGTTGCGCCCGCTGCCGCGCTCCTACTCGTTCGCGTCCGGGCCGGGCGGCGTGGTGCTGCTCGGCGACGCCGCCCACGCCATGCCCCATCACCTCGGCCAGGGCGCCTGCCTCGCGTTCGAAGACGCGGCCACGCTCGCGGGCGCGGTCCGCGACGCGACGCCGGGCCTCGCGCTGCGCCGGGCCATCGAGGGCTACGACCGGGAGCGCCGGCCGCGCGCCGCGACGATGGTGCGGCAGACCCGGCGGATGTCGGCGGTGCTACAGACCCGCGGCCGGCTCGCCCTGCGGGCCCGCGACGCGGCGCTCGGCCAGATCACCCCGCGCCTGATGGGCAGCGCCGCGACCACCGCCGCACAGTGGCGGCCCCCCGCGTGA
- the lgt gene encoding prolipoprotein diacylglyceryl transferase gives MTLAAIPSPTHAVWQIGPVPIRAYALCIILGIIAAAVVAEYRLRQRGAHKWAILDIAVWAVPFGIIGARIYHVITSPGAYFGEGGDPLEALQIWKGGLGIWGAVAGGGVGAWLGARQLGLPLTVVADALAPGLPLAQGIGRLGNWFNNELYGRQTTLPWGLEVHEMDSAGRPTLVDGEPVLRPGLYQPTFLYELVWDVLIAGVVIALDRKFKFGKGRAFAVYVMGYTLGRFFIEILRDDTATHIAGVRINVFVAAIVFVGALIYFLRVKGPREYVIPTGLDVPTPAPAAGDISTVDVSSKPTAAAIPTGYRVVSEEQFRAYQETGAVPDDDPDGVVVAATDGESADAGTDDPDDEHDSDTTAAGAGSRADDR, from the coding sequence GTGACCCTCGCCGCGATTCCGAGCCCCACTCACGCCGTGTGGCAGATCGGCCCGGTTCCGATCCGGGCATATGCCCTCTGCATCATCCTGGGCATCATCGCCGCCGCCGTCGTGGCCGAATACCGGCTCCGCCAGCGCGGCGCGCACAAGTGGGCGATCCTCGACATCGCGGTGTGGGCGGTGCCGTTCGGCATCATCGGCGCCCGGATCTATCACGTGATCACTTCGCCCGGCGCCTACTTCGGCGAGGGCGGTGACCCGCTCGAGGCCCTCCAGATCTGGAAGGGTGGCCTGGGCATCTGGGGTGCGGTGGCCGGCGGCGGCGTCGGCGCGTGGCTGGGTGCCCGCCAGCTCGGCCTGCCGCTGACCGTGGTCGCCGACGCGCTCGCGCCCGGGCTCCCGCTGGCCCAGGGCATCGGCCGGCTCGGCAACTGGTTCAACAACGAGCTCTACGGCCGGCAGACGACCCTGCCGTGGGGCCTCGAGGTGCACGAGATGGACTCGGCCGGCCGGCCCACGCTGGTCGACGGCGAGCCGGTGCTGCGCCCTGGGCTCTACCAGCCGACGTTCCTCTACGAGCTGGTCTGGGACGTGCTCATCGCCGGCGTGGTGATCGCCCTCGACCGCAAGTTCAAGTTCGGCAAGGGGCGCGCCTTCGCGGTGTACGTGATGGGCTACACCCTCGGCCGGTTCTTCATCGAGATCCTCCGCGACGACACGGCGACACACATCGCCGGTGTGCGGATCAACGTCTTCGTCGCCGCGATCGTGTTCGTCGGCGCGCTGATCTACTTCCTGCGGGTCAAGGGCCCGCGCGAATACGTCATCCCGACCGGTCTCGACGTGCCCACCCCGGCGCCGGCCGCCGGCGACATCTCCACCGTCGACGTCTCGTCGAAGCCAACCGCCGCGGCGATCCCGACCGGCTACCGGGTGGTCAGCGAAGAGCAGTTCCGGGCCTACCAGGAGACCGGCGCGGTGCCCGACGATGACCCGGACGGGGTCGTCGTGGCCGCGACGGACGGCGAGTCCGCCGACGCCGGCACCGACGACCCGGATGATGAGCACGACAGCGACACCACGGCCGCCGGCGCGGGCAGCCGCGCCGACGACCGCTGA
- a CDS encoding Trp biosynthesis-associated membrane protein has protein sequence MKNPRRQLTMAVLFCVVGAGLAFIAAGRTWETGYTHSVSPLPPSSFNQSGGDLIPGLSALAIVGLAGAGALLATRGLGRGAVGVLVLLVGVALVGLALDRAFDASTAWPALTVVGGVLVVVGGLAAVVAGHRWPGMGARYDRSPDKSSTGGTTDAWNALDRGEDPTVR, from the coding sequence ATGAAGAACCCCCGGCGGCAGCTCACGATGGCGGTGCTGTTCTGCGTGGTCGGCGCTGGGCTCGCGTTCATCGCGGCGGGCCGCACCTGGGAGACCGGCTACACGCACAGCGTGTCGCCGCTGCCACCGTCGAGCTTCAACCAGTCCGGCGGCGACCTGATCCCCGGCCTGTCGGCGCTGGCGATCGTGGGGCTGGCCGGCGCCGGCGCGCTGCTCGCCACCCGCGGGCTGGGTCGCGGCGCCGTCGGCGTACTCGTGCTGCTTGTCGGTGTGGCCCTGGTGGGTCTCGCGCTCGACCGGGCGTTCGACGCCAGCACCGCGTGGCCGGCCCTGACCGTGGTCGGCGGGGTGCTGGTGGTGGTCGGTGGGCTGGCCGCCGTCGTGGCCGGGCACCGCTGGCCGGGCATGGGCGCGCGCTACGACCGGTCGCCGGACAAGAGCTCTACCGGGGGTACGACCGACGCCTGGAACGCCCTCGACCGCGGTGAGGACCCGACGGTCAGGTGA
- the trpC gene encoding indole-3-glycerol phosphate synthase TrpC, whose protein sequence is MSADQPQGDDGANPATPVSVLDEIIAGVREDVESRQQQVPLDEVKRLAAAAPPARDAHAALRRPGVAVIAEVKRASPSRGQLADIPDPADLASEYAGGGARCISVLTEGRWFGGSLEDLAAVRAAVNVPVLRKDFVVSSYQVHEARAHGADMVLLIVAALEQNVLTGLLERIESLGMTALVEVHDEEEADRALEAGARVIGVNARDLRTLEVDRSVFERIAPGLPNNVVKIAESGVRGPHDLIRYASAGADAVLVGEGLVTQKSPRDAVAELVNAGNHPATPRPVR, encoded by the coding sequence GTGAGTGCTGATCAACCGCAGGGTGACGACGGCGCCAACCCGGCGACGCCGGTGAGTGTCCTCGACGAAATCATCGCGGGCGTGCGCGAAGACGTCGAAAGTCGGCAGCAGCAGGTCCCGCTCGACGAGGTCAAACGCCTCGCCGCGGCCGCGCCGCCGGCCCGTGACGCCCATGCCGCGCTGCGCCGCCCCGGCGTCGCGGTGATCGCCGAGGTCAAGCGCGCCTCGCCGTCCCGTGGGCAGCTCGCCGACATCCCGGACCCCGCCGACCTGGCCAGTGAATACGCGGGCGGTGGCGCCCGCTGCATCAGCGTGCTGACCGAGGGCCGCTGGTTCGGTGGCTCCCTCGAAGACCTGGCCGCCGTGCGGGCCGCCGTCAACGTGCCGGTGCTCCGCAAGGACTTCGTCGTCTCCAGTTATCAGGTGCACGAGGCGCGGGCGCACGGCGCCGACATGGTGCTGCTGATCGTCGCCGCGCTCGAGCAGAACGTGCTGACCGGTCTGCTGGAGCGGATCGAGTCGCTCGGCATGACCGCCCTGGTCGAGGTGCACGACGAGGAAGAGGCCGACCGGGCTCTCGAGGCCGGCGCGCGGGTGATCGGGGTCAACGCCCGTGACCTGCGCACTCTCGAGGTCGACCGGTCGGTGTTCGAGCGGATCGCCCCTGGGCTGCCCAACAACGTCGTCAAGATCGCTGAATCGGGCGTACGCGGACCGCACGACCTCATCCGCTACGCCTCCGCCGGCGCCGACGCGGTGCTGGTCGGCGAGGGCCTGGTGACCCAGAAGAGCCCCCGCGACGCGGTCGCCGAGCTGGTCAACGCCGGCAACCACCCCGCGACTCCGAGGCCGGTGCGATGA
- a CDS encoding TetR family transcriptional regulator translates to MVRRTGRRPGNPDTRDAILGAARTAFAEKGFDGASIRHIATVAGVDPALVHHYFGTKDKLFLAAMNSPIDPSVVIPEALAGDPDLVGERLVRFFLGIWDSPAGKAGVAMLRSAVSSEWTARLFREFVVSQVLRRVRAVVPLRPEEAQMRVSLVASQLAGLAMARYVIKVEPLASAPPEVLVAAIGPTIQRYVFGDLPGVWPDS, encoded by the coding sequence ATGGTACGACGGACCGGCCGCCGCCCGGGCAACCCCGACACCCGTGACGCGATCCTCGGTGCCGCCCGCACCGCGTTCGCGGAGAAGGGTTTCGACGGCGCCTCCATCCGCCACATCGCGACCGTCGCGGGCGTCGACCCGGCGCTCGTGCACCACTATTTCGGCACCAAGGACAAGCTCTTCCTGGCCGCGATGAACTCGCCGATCGACCCCAGCGTGGTCATCCCGGAGGCGCTCGCCGGCGATCCCGACCTCGTCGGCGAGCGGCTGGTCCGGTTCTTCCTCGGCATCTGGGACTCGCCCGCGGGCAAGGCCGGCGTAGCGATGCTGCGCTCGGCGGTGAGCAGCGAGTGGACGGCCCGGCTGTTCCGCGAGTTCGTGGTCAGCCAGGTGCTGCGCCGGGTGCGGGCCGTCGTGCCGCTGCGGCCCGAAGAGGCCCAGATGCGGGTCAGCCTGGTGGCCAGCCAGCTCGCCGGGCTGGCCATGGCCCGCTATGTGATCAAGGTGGAGCCGCTCGCGTCCGCGCCGCCCGAGGTGCTGGTCGCGGCGATCGGCCCGACCATCCAGCGCTACGTGTTCGGCGATCTGCCCGGTGTCTGGCCCGACAGCTAG
- the hisI gene encoding phosphoribosyl-AMP cyclohydrolase has translation MAATEDRLDPAIAARLKRTADGLVPAVVRRHDDGEVLMLAWMNDEALHRTLTTGRATYWSRSRNELWVKGATSGNHQFVKAASLDCDGDTILLTVEQVGPACHTGTPTCFSDELPVRA, from the coding sequence GTGGCCGCAACCGAAGACCGTCTCGACCCGGCGATCGCCGCCCGCTTGAAGCGCACCGCCGACGGGCTGGTGCCGGCTGTCGTGCGCCGGCACGACGACGGTGAGGTGCTGATGCTCGCCTGGATGAACGACGAGGCCCTGCACCGCACGCTCACCACCGGCCGGGCCACCTACTGGTCGCGCAGCCGCAACGAGCTCTGGGTCAAGGGCGCCACCTCCGGCAACCACCAGTTCGTCAAGGCCGCCTCCCTCGACTGCGACGGCGACACCATCCTGCTGACCGTCGAGCAGGTCGGCCCGGCCTGCCACACGGGCACGCCCACCTGCTTCTCCGACGAGTTGCCGGTGCGGGCATGA
- a CDS encoding ABC transporter permease, translated as MSPHILASTIGRIVRQLRHDRRTVGLIIVVPLLLLTLLYFMFDEQPLMFDKIALVMLGIFPFIIMFLITSIAMLRERTSGTLERLFTTPVGKLDLLFGYGIAFGLVATLQAAVASGLAYWLFDLDTAGSLWLVIVIAVANAVLGVALGLLCSAFARTEFQAVQFMPVVAIPQILLCGLFVARDSMAGWLQTISDVLPLSYSVEALTEVGAHADPTGTMWRDLGIVIGAIILALVLGATTLRRRTA; from the coding sequence ATGTCTCCGCACATCCTCGCCAGCACGATCGGCCGGATCGTCCGGCAACTGCGGCACGACCGGCGCACGGTCGGGCTCATCATCGTCGTACCCCTGCTGCTTCTGACCCTGCTCTATTTCATGTTCGACGAGCAGCCGCTGATGTTCGACAAGATCGCGCTGGTCATGCTCGGCATCTTCCCGTTCATCATCATGTTCCTGATCACCAGCATCGCGATGCTGCGGGAGCGCACCAGCGGCACGCTCGAGCGGCTCTTCACCACCCCGGTCGGCAAGCTCGACCTGCTGTTCGGCTACGGCATCGCGTTCGGCCTGGTCGCCACGCTCCAGGCGGCGGTCGCGTCCGGCCTGGCCTACTGGCTGTTCGATCTGGACACCGCCGGCAGTCTCTGGCTGGTCATCGTGATCGCGGTGGCCAACGCGGTGCTCGGTGTCGCGCTCGGGCTGCTGTGCAGCGCGTTCGCCCGCACCGAGTTCCAGGCGGTGCAGTTCATGCCGGTGGTCGCGATCCCGCAGATCCTGCTCTGCGGCCTGTTCGTCGCCCGCGACTCGATGGCCGGCTGGCTTCAGACGATCAGCGACGTGCTGCCGCTGTCCTATTCGGTCGAGGCGCTCACCGAGGTCGGCGCCCATGCCGACCCGACCGGCACGATGTGGCGTGACCTTGGCATCGTGATCGGCGCGATCATCCTCGCGCTCGTCCTCGGCGCCACCACCCTGCGCCGCCGCACGGCCTGA
- the trpA gene encoding tryptophan synthase subunit alpha encodes MSIAVAFEKARAEGRAVLVGCMPIGFPTVDGSIAAMKAMVESGVDVIELEIPYSDPVMDGPVIQKASDIALAGGVRVADTMRVVEAVAATGAPVVTMTYWNPIEQYGVDRFARDYAAAGGTGLITPDLIPDEAHDWLAASDAHGLDRTFLVSPSSTDARLAMTVAHCRGFVYATALMGVTGAREQTSTAAPALVARIRAVNSELPVGVGLGVRDGAQAAEVGSFADGVIVGSALVRCVLDADDEASGLASLRQLSAELAAGVRGVNR; translated from the coding sequence ATGAGCATTGCTGTCGCGTTCGAGAAGGCCCGCGCCGAAGGCCGGGCGGTGCTGGTCGGCTGCATGCCGATCGGTTTCCCCACCGTCGACGGCAGCATCGCCGCGATGAAGGCGATGGTCGAGTCCGGCGTCGACGTCATCGAGTTGGAGATCCCCTACAGCGACCCGGTGATGGACGGCCCGGTGATCCAGAAGGCCAGCGACATCGCACTGGCCGGCGGAGTCCGGGTGGCCGACACGATGCGGGTCGTCGAGGCCGTCGCCGCCACGGGCGCACCGGTGGTCACGATGACCTACTGGAACCCCATCGAGCAATACGGTGTCGACCGGTTCGCGCGCGACTACGCCGCCGCCGGTGGCACCGGGCTGATCACGCCCGACCTGATCCCCGACGAGGCGCACGACTGGCTGGCCGCCTCCGACGCGCACGGGCTCGACCGCACGTTCCTGGTCTCGCCCTCGTCGACCGACGCCCGACTGGCGATGACCGTGGCGCACTGCCGCGGCTTCGTCTACGCCACCGCGCTGATGGGCGTCACCGGCGCCCGCGAGCAGACCTCGACGGCCGCACCGGCCCTGGTCGCGCGGATCCGCGCGGTCAACTCCGAGCTGCCGGTCGGTGTCGGGCTCGGCGTCCGCGACGGTGCGCAGGCCGCCGAGGTCGGCTCGTTCGCCGACGGGGTGATCGTCGGCAGCGCGCTGGTCCGCTGCGTGCTCGACGCCGACGACGAGGCGTCGGGCCTGGCATCGCTGCGGCAGTTGTCGGCGGAACTGGCCGCCGGGGTGCGTGGGGTCAACCGCTGA
- the trpB gene encoding tryptophan synthase subunit beta, translated as MTDLLLPDATGHFGPFGGRFIPEALVAALDELDAAYRSAKADPEFVAEFDRLLREYAGAPSMLYEAGRLSAHVGARILLKREDLLHTGAHKVRNVLGQALLTKRMGKRRVIAETGAGQHGVAAATAAAYLDLECVVYMGELDTERQALNVARMRMLGATVIPVTNGSRTLKDALNEALRDWVASVDETHYLLGTAAGPHPFPELVRDFVSGIGREARAQSLETLGGLPDAVTACVGGGSNAIGIFHAFVPDESVRLYGFEAGGDGVATGRTAASITAGSKGVLHGARTYVLQDADGQTLESHSISAGLDYPAVGPEHAWLHDTGRATYLPVDDAEAMSAFQLLCRTEGIIPAIESAHALAGTLRIIPELTETLGRQPTIVVNLSGRGDKDVHTAGNYFGIL; from the coding sequence ATGACTGACCTGTTGCTGCCCGACGCCACCGGGCACTTCGGGCCCTTCGGCGGCCGGTTCATCCCGGAGGCGCTGGTCGCCGCGCTCGACGAGCTCGACGCCGCCTACCGCAGCGCCAAGGCCGACCCCGAGTTCGTGGCCGAGTTCGACCGGCTGCTCCGCGAATACGCGGGCGCTCCGTCGATGCTCTACGAGGCCGGCCGGTTGAGCGCTCACGTGGGCGCGCGGATCCTGCTCAAGCGCGAAGACCTGCTGCACACCGGCGCGCACAAGGTGCGCAACGTGCTCGGCCAGGCGCTGCTCACCAAGCGGATGGGCAAGCGCCGGGTGATCGCCGAGACCGGCGCCGGCCAGCACGGGGTGGCCGCCGCGACCGCCGCCGCCTATCTCGACCTCGAGTGCGTGGTCTACATGGGCGAGCTCGACACCGAGCGGCAGGCGCTCAACGTCGCCCGGATGCGGATGCTGGGCGCCACGGTCATCCCGGTGACCAACGGTTCCCGCACCCTCAAGGACGCGCTCAACGAGGCCCTTCGCGACTGGGTCGCCTCGGTCGACGAAACCCACTACCTCCTGGGTACGGCGGCCGGCCCGCACCCGTTCCCGGAGCTCGTCCGCGACTTCGTCTCCGGCATCGGCCGGGAGGCCCGCGCGCAGTCGCTCGAAACGCTCGGCGGGCTGCCCGACGCGGTCACCGCCTGCGTCGGCGGCGGCTCCAACGCGATCGGCATCTTCCACGCGTTCGTCCCCGACGAGTCGGTCCGGCTCTACGGCTTCGAGGCCGGCGGCGACGGGGTGGCCACCGGCCGCACCGCGGCGTCGATCACGGCGGGCTCGAAGGGCGTGCTGCACGGCGCCCGCACCTACGTGCTCCAGGACGCCGACGGGCAGACCCTGGAGTCGCACTCGATCTCGGCCGGCCTCGACTACCCGGCCGTCGGCCCGGAGCACGCCTGGCTGCACGACACCGGGCGGGCGACCTACCTGCCGGTCGACGACGCCGAGGCGATGAGCGCGTTCCAGCTCCTCTGCCGCACCGAGGGGATCATCCCGGCGATCGAGAGCGCCCACGCGCTGGCCGGCACGCTGCGGATCATCCCGGAGCTGACCGAGACCCTCGGCCGCCAGCCGACCATCGTGGTCAACCTGTCCGGCCGCGGCGACAAAGACGTGCACACCGCCGGCAACTACTTCGGGATCTTGTAA